In the Deltaproteobacteria bacterium genome, TCCGATGAAGGGCATGTAGGCGAGAAGGACCCCGAAGGTGGTCGCCACCCCCTTCCCTCCCCGGAAACGGTAGTAAAGGGGAAAATTGTGGCCCAAAATCGCGGCCAGGGCGGACAGGGCCATCCAACCCGGCTGTTCCATTCCAACCAGGAAGCGGGCGGCCGCAACGGCAACCGTCCCCTTGAGCAGATCCCCGGCCAGAGTCAAAGCCCCTTCCTTTTTCCCGATCACCCGAAGCACATTCGTGCTGCCGACATTTCCGCTCCCTGCTTCCCTCAGGTTGACCCCCCGTCGTTTCGCGATGAGGACCCCGAAACAGATGGAACCGAGCAGATAGGAAAAAAGTATTGAACACAAGGGGGCAAAGACATGGGAGAAAGTCATGAGAAGTCTATCTCCCGCGCAAAACGGAGAGCATACTGCACACCGGAGATCAGTGCCAGAAACATGGCCGCCCAGATGAAAAGGGTCCCCAGAAAATGCCAGCTCAGAAAAAAGAAATGATTGTTCAAAAGGAGCATGAGAATGGCCGTAATCTGCGCCCCCATCTTGTATTTCCCCAAACGGTCAGCCGGAATAACCACCCCCTCCGTGGAGGCCATGGCCCGGAGCCCCGTCACGGCAAACTCCCGGGCGATCATCACCACCACGATCCATGCCGACACCCGATGCAGTTGGACCAGGAAAATAAGTGCCGACGCAACAAGAATTTTATCTGCGATCGGGTCGAGAAGCTTCCCGATCTTGGTAACCTGGTTCGTACTTCGGGCAATATAGCCGTCGAAAAAATCCGTAATCGATGCCAGTGAAAATATCAGAAAAGGCCAGAGACAGACCGTCTCCTGCCGCGCAGGAAGAAGGAGCACGATAAAGAGAGGAATGAGAATGATTCGCAGCATGGAGAGGAAGTTAGGAATATTCAAGGGGTAGACCACCTTATAACGTTAACTATTTGATAAGAATACATTTTTACAAGACTATTGTCAACACGGAAGTAACGGGTATGGAGGAATTCTCCTTTACACTCGCCTCCCCTTTCTGTTAAATTATGGTAACGTCTCGGGTCATCTCTCTTTTTCCGCATGATTGCGTTATTGCGGTGCTCAAATCCTCGATGTATAAAAAATACGCAGCAGGTTTTCATTCCTTACCTCTTTTCTTATGGAGAAACAGCAGCAACCTGAGCCGTCACAGATTACATAAATCCGAAATGAAACGGGGTTTGAATGGACAACCGATCAAACGAGAAGAACCTGAGACTCTTGCAGAAAATTCCCTTCTTCACCTCCCTGAAAGAGGAAGAACTCCGCACCATTTTACCTTTTCTGGAGGAAAAGCAAACCCGGAAAGGCGAAATTCTGTTTCACGAGGGAGAACCGGGACGCCGCCTCTATCTGATCCGGATGGGGCAGGTCAAGGTCTTCAAACTTTCCGAGGGGGGAAAGGAGAAAATCCTCCGCGTCTTCGGTCCGGGTGACTTTTTCGCCGAACTACCCCTGCTGGACGGGGGCAATTACCCGGCTTCGGCTGAGGCACTCAGTGCAGCAACTCTTCTCTCATTGAGCCGGAAAAACTTTCTGGACATCCTGAAAAAATACCCCGTCATTACCGGGAAGATCTATGAGATCGTCGGAAACCGCCTTCGGCACTTCACCACCGTGGTCACCGACCTCACCCTGAAGGATGCCTCCCGTCGCCTCGCCGGTTTTCTTCTGGAGAAAGCAGCGCAACAGGTCCACCTTTCACAGGGGCAGGTCCGCTTCCCTCTGGGATTGACCCACCAGGAGATCGCCTCCCTCATCGGTACGGCACGAGAGACCGTCTCCCGTTCCCTGAAGCAGTTGCAGTCGGACGGAATTATTGAAATCAAGGAGCGATACGTTACCGTTCTTGACCGGAATGCCCTCAGGCAAGCGGCAAGATAAAACGGAATCGCTATTCAAAAACCTTTTTCTCGACGGAAGTTCGTCCGGGATTATTTTTTTTCAGATCCCGGGCAAGCGCTTCATCGACAAGCCGCTTGGCCTTCCGGGCCGACTGATAAGCACCGTCTACCTTTTTCAGAATCTCCTTGAAGTCAAAGGAGTGCCATTTCACCTTGGATGCCTTATACTGCTGCTCCGCCTCTTTCAGAACCTCCGCCGCCCTTGCAACATCAACCCCCCGGCTCTCTGCCATTTTGATAAACTCGGCACTCCACTGAAGGGTATTCTTGGCGTAGAAGATTAGTCCGAGTGTGGCATGGGCCTCTTCAGGGATCTGCTGCGGCAAACCACTTTCGGGATGGTGACATTTACGGCAGGCCTCCGCCACATTTTCAGGAAACAGGATGGAGGTATGCATCGATCCGTGACAGGTAACACAGGTCGGTCCGTGGAATTTATGATTTCCTGCACGGATGGCTCGATAGTGTTTGCTGCGGAGAAATTCTTTCAGCTGGGGGCGATGACATCCCCCGCAAAGTTGCGGGATGTTCGCCCGGAAAACGGGACTGGCGGGATCGGAAGGGTCAAGGACATCGCGATGGGCCTCAGCGAATGATACCGCACCCGGGTTCCCGCCGTGACACCTGTCGCACGTGATGCCGGATTTTGCATGGGCCGTCCCCTTCCAATCAATATAGGCCTTTCCGACCGCCGTCTGCTCTCCCAACGATGCATGGCACTTTTCGCAGGAGTGTGCCTCAATACAGGGCGAAAAGAGCCTGAAAAAAGTGATCAGTAATATCAGTTTCCACCGGATTCGCATGAAGCACCCCTTAGCCGTCCTTCCCCCCGGCAGCATCCCGATCGATATACCAGTAGAGTTCCCCGGAAAGAGGCCGCACACCACGGGCCGGAATCTCCGCCACACTCCCCGGCTGCAAAACCCTGTTCAACGGCTCTCGCTTCCCCTTCCCCGATACGAGAAACAGAACCGCCCCGCTGCGGTTCAGGAGAGGCAAGGTCAGGGTAAGCCGCCGGCGAATTCCCTGCGGCGAGACCGCCGGAACAACAAGTCGGTCTTTTTCTTCCAATGAAGCGGACCGGGGAAACAACGATGCCGTATGACCGTCATTGCCCAGCCCCAACAGGACCAGGTCCAGCCCATCCGATCCGGTCTCCGAGAAATAACGCCTCAATTCCTTTTCATATTGCCGGGCACCCTTTTCCGGATTGAGTTCACCCTGCATCCGGTGAATGTTTCCTGCGGGGATATCGATTTTAGACAGGAGTTCCTCACAGACCATCCCGAAATTACTCTTTCCATCCTCCGGCGGAACGCAACGCTCGTCGCCCCAGTAAAGATCGATTTGCTCCCAGGGGAGTTGCGCAGAATATTCCGGCATTGCCAGCAAACGGTAGAGCCGCCTCGGTGTCGAACCACCCGAAAGGACTGCGGAAAAACGACCTTTTCCCCGAATGGCCGTCAAGGCACTCGATAGAAAGAACTCGGCTCCCGCCCGGCTGAGCGCCTCCGGATCGGAAAAGACCCGGATATTCCGTCCGACCTGATTCACGAATTCACTCAAAATTGAAGGAGGCGAACTTTCTGAAAAAGCGTCCTTCACAGCTCCCGCCAACGATCTTCGTCATGTTCCAGCAAGGCATTGGCCTCGACGGGTCCGGAGGAGCCGGCCGGATAACGATAGAGTGGAAAATGTTTCTCGCGGTTTTCAATCACTTCCAGTACCGGCGTCAAGATCGACCAGGTCCGCTCGACCCCCTCCTCCCGGACAAAAAGCATCGGGTCGCCCAACATCCCGTCGAGGAGTACCCGCTCGTAGGAGTCAAGGGCGATCCCCCCGGCAGCATCTTTATAGGAAAAATCGAGCATCACCGGCCGGAGGCAGGATTTGAATCCCGGCTTCTTGGTCTGGAAGGTAATCATGATCCGCTCGTCCGGCTGAATCCGCAGGATCAGGACATTCGGAGCGATCGACTCATCCGTTACGGCACGAAGCATGAGGTGAGGAATCTCCCTGAACTGGACGGCGATTTCCGTGACCTTTCGCGGAAGACGTTTCCCGGAACGAAGGTAAAATGGAACCCCCTG is a window encoding:
- the pgsA gene encoding CDP-diacylglycerol--glycerol-3-phosphate 3-phosphatidyltransferase, producing the protein MLRIILIPLFIVLLLPARQETVCLWPFLIFSLASITDFFDGYIARSTNQVTKIGKLLDPIADKILVASALIFLVQLHRVSAWIVVVMIAREFAVTGLRAMASTEGVVIPADRLGKYKMGAQITAILMLLLNNHFFFLSWHFLGTLFIWAAMFLALISGVQYALRFAREIDFS
- the pgl gene encoding 6-phosphogluconolactonase, whose product is MNQVGRNIRVFSDPEALSRAGAEFFLSSALTAIRGKGRFSAVLSGGSTPRRLYRLLAMPEYSAQLPWEQIDLYWGDERCVPPEDGKSNFGMVCEELLSKIDIPAGNIHRMQGELNPEKGARQYEKELRRYFSETGSDGLDLVLLGLGNDGHTASLFPRSASLEEKDRLVVPAVSPQGIRRRLTLTLPLLNRSGAVLFLVSGKGKREPLNRVLQPGSVAEIPARGVRPLSGELYWYIDRDAAGGKDG
- the plsY gene encoding glycerol-3-phosphate 1-O-acyltransferase PlsY; amino-acid sequence: MLFSYLLGSICFGVLIAKRRGVNLREAGSGNVGSTNVLRVIGKKEGALTLAGDLLKGTVAVAAARFLVGMEQPGWMALSALAAILGHNFPLYYRFRGGKGVATTFGVLLAYMPFIGLLLLLIWGVAFALTHVSSVGALSVAVMLPVLTFFLTKEMIQFRFALVVSVMMVIRHRENIRRLLRGEEG
- a CDS encoding Crp/Fnr family transcriptional regulator, yielding MDNRSNEKNLRLLQKIPFFTSLKEEELRTILPFLEEKQTRKGEILFHEGEPGRRLYLIRMGQVKVFKLSEGGKEKILRVFGPGDFFAELPLLDGGNYPASAEALSAATLLSLSRKNFLDILKKYPVITGKIYEIVGNRLRHFTTVVTDLTLKDASRRLAGFLLEKAAQQVHLSQGQVRFPLGLTHQEIASLIGTARETVSRSLKQLQSDGIIEIKERYVTVLDRNALRQAAR